The window TTTAttctatgaaataaaatgtattctatgTTAAAGTTAGTCATTTCTTTTAACATGAGCACTTTCACTGAACTCCTGTTGACTGACAGGCTTTACCACAATCAAATGTGAAATCGGAAGTGCGTCATCTGCTGGTGAGAAGAGGAATACTTGTGTTCATGAAAACATTGTCATGAAAACATTGTCATTCCTAAAACCAAAGACAGGCTTCAGAATattctatttttataattaagctaatttttataattaagcTAATTTTACCACTCAGTTACCACTGCTTGCAATGCATCAGTCTTTTCTTTATTATACACAGTATAATACACAgtaataaaaattttattcatCTGTATTActgtagaaattaaattaaattatcttttaataaattaaaggCAGTAAAATATCAACATAAATAACTTGATTATTTTTCCTCTTCTATTATTGTTttctataataatttttattattctattctattttttgctagtaattttaatgttacaataatgagaattagattttattttggaTTACAGTAATGGGGACAGTTACATATTTTGGGGGAATCTGACCTGGACACTCCCCACccgaattttctttttttacatgataaaaaaaaaaaaaaaaaaaacctctgtatTTTGTTACAACACTTCCAGCACATTAACAGTTTTTGTGGTTTCACATTtataaaaagcagtttaaaaGTTTCAGTGTATACTAGTTACTGCGATTTTAATTGGGACCCAAAAATTCTCATACGTCACATGATGTAAACACACATCCCGTGTGTATATACTTCCCATCCACCTGCATACTCATCTACTTGAGCATGACTCACTGTCTTCTGTCCTCCTTTGCTATGTTTCTTCAGGATTAATCCTCCTAGCATTCTGTCTCTGTTAGTTTTGGTGTAGATCTTTATGTAAAACCAGTGTCCACACATAGTTCCATAGTTTTAGTGGCTTTGGACATAACAGTATGCATTTCTCCAAACGTTATACTCTTTGAGCTTCGAATTCGTGTCTCTCTGATGCGTATAGCCATTCTCCTCTCACGCTTTGCGGATTCCAGGTTCTCTTTGAGGATGAAATAGTAACATGCGCCATCTGCTAAGATGTTCACGTTGCTAATACATATGGTTATGTGAACAAAGTAGCGTAGATTATCGATGTGGTTCAGCCACATGCCTGTCTTTGCATGGAAGTATATGGGCGCCGATATGTGGTAAGGAATGAAGCATGTGAGGAAGACCACCAGGTTGCTGAGAACGATCTTCATGCTCTTGTTGTTGCGCAGTTTTGAATCTCCAGGGTTGCGCTTTCTCAGATTGTGCAGGATTTGCACCACGCGCACTGAACAGAACACCATCACCACAGCGCTGCAGCAAAACACCGTCTCCATAGTCGCCAGAATCCAACTTTTCGTCCATGTTTGATTGGAGAAGTCCTGGAAGCAAAAAAAATTTTCGTTATCTTGTTCAACATCGTGAAGTGTGAAGATGGGGATGCTGCATGCAAAGATCAGTATCCACAAGGCTAGGCACACGAGCATCGCCTTGCGTGGAGATCGCAGACGGCGTGCAGCGAATGGAAACTGTAGAGCGACGAATCGGTCGACTGCGATGCACACACTCAGCATGATGCTGCCATAGATGTTGACATAGAGCAGGCTCTCCAGCAGGGAGCAGAAAGTCTTGCCTAGGGTCCAAACCCTCTTGTATGCATGTATTTTAAAGGGCAGGGACAGAATCAGCATGCCGTCGTTGATGATCAGGTTGCAGAGGTAAACCGTGGATTCACTCCACTGTCGAACGCAGAAGACCAACTGCCACAGAGCGGCCAGGATCAGAGGGAAACCCAAAACCAGGATGGGTATATATACACAGCTCTGGACCCAACACACCCAATCACAGCTGTCTGTccaggaaagagaaagaaagaaagaggtgaATTTGAAGAAATACTTAATAAAAGTGCTGTATGTCATATTTAAAGCATGAGCATGATTAGAGGGGGAAAAACACTGTATAAACTTTGGTACAttattaaagagcaggtcatatgatattttaaagtgtcctaatattgtgcTAGAAT is drawn from Carassius auratus strain Wakin chromosome 40, ASM336829v1, whole genome shotgun sequence and contains these coding sequences:
- the LOC113058719 gene encoding lysophosphatidic acid receptor 6-like, which gives rise to MNSSTQYSCDWVCWVQSCVYIPILVLGFPLILAALWQLVFCVRQWSESTVYLCNLIINDGMLILSLPFKIHAYKRVWTLGKTFCSLLESLLYVNIYGSIMLSVCIAVDRFVALQFPFAARRLRSPRKAMLVCLALWILIFACSIPIFTLHDVEQDNENFFCFQDFSNQTWTKSWILATMETVFCCSAVVMVFCSVRVVQILHNLRKRNPGDSKLRNNKSMKIVLSNLVVFLTCFIPYHISAPIYFHAKTGMWLNHIDNLRYFVHITICISNVNILADGACYYFILKENLESAKRERRMAIRIRETRIRSSKSITFGEMHTVMSKATKTMELCVDTGFT